In Aspergillus fumigatus Af293 chromosome 4, whole genome shotgun sequence, one genomic interval encodes:
- a CDS encoding B-type cyclin nimE: MPPARGLRTRGTMNENDENGPSTRLTRAKAAALSAGDVPTTTAAAKKPLQSKKAATNSTTTGTQRRRAALGDVSNVTKTENGEAKETKKAASGKVGLTSKATMQTGGIQKLSRTNSSRTALGAKDNAKKEKPAVEGKRPGSGSGIGSTQMKRTSSQKSVQEKSLQVEEPPRKKVEVEKKTTEKKTTVEVSTAKEDAVIATEPEVAKKPEDVVDDLDTEDLDDPLMAAEYVVEIFDYLRDLELETLPNPHYIDHQPDLEWKMRGILVDWLIEVHTRFRLLPETLFLAVNIIDRFLSAEVVALDRLQLVGVAAMFIASKYEEVLSPHVANFSHVADETFTDKEILDAERHILATLEYNMSYPNPMNFLRRISKADNYDIQTRTLGKYLMEISLLDHRFMCYPQSHVAAAAMYLARLILERGAWDATLAHYAGYTEEEIDPVFRLMIDYLHRPVCHEAFFKKYASKKFLKASILTRQWAKKYHHLYIDSALTEPYNFIKESE, from the exons ATGCCTCCG GCCCGAGGTCTTCGTACGCGAGGTACAATGAACGAAAATGACGAGAACGGGCCGTCGACGCGTCTGACACGGGCAAAGGCCGCTGCTCTGTCTGCAGGAGATGTTCCAACAACCACTGCGGCTGCCAAAAAGCCCCTTcagagcaagaaggccgccaCCAATTCGACGACAACGGGAACACAAAGAAGACGTGCTGCGCTTGGAGATGTCAGCAATGTTACAAAAACGGAAAACGGCGAGGCCAAGGAAACGAAGAAAGCCGCGTCTGGCAAGGTCGGCTTAACGTCGAAAGCTACCATGCAGACTGGCGGTATTCAAAAGCTGAGCCGGACCAACTCATCGCGTACCGCCTTGGGTGCCAAAGATAAcgcgaagaaggagaagcctgcGGTTGAGGGAAAGCGTCCCGGAAGTGGCTCTGGTATCGGCAGCACACAAATGAAACGGACGTCCAGCCAGAAATCGGTACAGGAGAAGTCCCTGCAGGTTGAGGAACCGCCGCGCAAGAAAGTCgaagtcgagaagaagaccaccgagaagaagacaacaGTGGAGGTCTCTACAGCGAAGGAAGATGCTGTGATTGCCACTGAGCCCGAAGTCGCCAAGAAGCCTGAGGACGTAGTCGACGACCTGGACACTGAAGATTTGGACGATCCTCTGATGGCCGCTGAATATGTAGTGGAGATCTTTGACTACCTCAGGGACCTGGAGTTGGAGACATTGCCCAACCCTCACTACATTGATCACCAACCCGACCTCGAGTGGAAGATGCGTGGCATTCTTGTCGACTGGCTGATTGAAGTTCACACACGCTTCCGTCTCCTCCCCGAGACACTTTTTCTCGCTGTGAACATCATCGACCGTTTCCTTTCCGCTGAAGTCGTCGCCCTTGATCGCCTTCAATTGGTCGGAGTTGCAGCCATGTTCATTGCTTCCAAATATGAGGAAGTTCTTTCACCCCATGTGGCCAACTTCAGTCACGTTGCAGACGAAACATTTACAGACAAGGAGATTCTTGATGCCGAACGCCACATCCTAGCCACTCTCGAGTACAACATGAGCTATCCCAACCCCATGAACTTCCTCCGTCGTATTTCGAAGGCAGACAATTATGACATTCAGACTCGTACCCTCGGCAAGTACCTCATGGAGATTAGCCTTTTGGATCACCGCTTCATGTGCTATCCTCAAAGCCACGTCGCCGCAGCCGCGATGTACCTTGCTCGGCTGATCCTGGAACGTGGGGCTTGG GACGCCACCCTAGCGCACTATGCTGGCTataccgaggaagagatcgACCCTGTCTTCCGATTGATGATCGACTACCTTCACCGTCCTGTATGTCACGAAGCGTTCTTCAAGAAATACGCAAGCAAAAAATTCCTCAAGG CCTCCATCCTTACCCGGCAGTGGGCCAAGAAATACCATCACTTGTACATTGATAGCGCACTCACAGAACCGTACAACTTCATCAAAGAAAGTGAATAA
- a CDS encoding mitochondrial 54S ribosomal protein uL2m: MLQPRFALTGLRLPFRCLSSVSSRAYATVIHGQEKPSVEDSSTSTFDPSIAFAPPPTRDDAGVLLRKYKPRTPGIRHLRRPINDHLWKGRPVHKLTFPKRGQGKGGRNNTGRVTVRHRGGGHKRRIRIVDFARTAPGPHLVERIEHDPGRSAHIALVRSQETQKLSYILAAEGMRAGDVVQSYMSGIPEDLWKSMGGTVDPGVLAARTAWRGNCLPLHMIPVGTLIFNVGLRPGKGGQLCRSAGTYATVISKGSDTKTRDNEVETQEDGTEVQKPLSQREKQKQERIAQHVTIRLQSGEVRLIHKDCCATVGVASNPNHQYRQLGKAGRARWLNIRPTVRGVAMNAADHPHGGGRGKSKGNVDPKSPWGLPAKSGYKTRPKWKINKAVVVPRVRNQGKRRRGYN; this comes from the exons ATGCTTCAACCTCGATTCGCTTTAACGGGTCTTCGCCTACCCTTTAGATGCCTTTCTTCAGTCTCATCACGAGCATATGCAACAGTCATCCACGGGCAAGAGAAGCCCTCAGTCGAAGACtcatccacctccacctTCGATCCAAGCATCGCCTTTGCCCCTCCACCAACccgtgatgatgctggcgtTCTCCTGCGAAAGTACAAGCCACGGACTCCCGGTATCAGACATTTGCGAAGGCCAATCAATGACCATTTGTGGAAGGGACGACCGGTGCACAAGTTGACATTCCCCAAACGGGGCCAGGGCAAGGGTGGTCGGAACAACACGGGTAGGGTCACTGTTCGGCACCGTGGTGGTGGTCACAAACGTCGCATTCGAATTGTCGACTTTGCACGAACTGCTCCCGGGCCGCATCTGGTAGAACGCATTGAACATGACCCTGGGCGAAGTGCCCATATCGCACTTGTGCGCAGCCAAGAAACCCAGAAGCTGAGCTATATCCTGGCTGCGGAAGGTATGAGAGCGGGCGACGTTGTTCAGAGTTATATGTCTGGTATTCCGGAGGATCTTTGGAAGAGCATGGGAGGTACCGTTGATCCTGGTGTTCTCGCTGCCAGGACCGCTTGGAGAGGAAATTGCTTGCCCTTGCACATGATTCCCGTAGGTACTTTGATATTCAACGTTGGACTTCGTCCCGGCAAGGGGGGTCAGCTGTGCCGGAGCGCGGGCACCTACGCAACTGTCATCTCAAAGGGCAGCGATACTAAAACCAGGGACAACGAAGTAGAAAcccaggaagatggaacGGAAGTTCAGAAACCCCTCTCGCAAcgggagaagcagaagcaagaACGTATCGCTCAACATGTCACCATTCGTCTCCAAAGCGGTGAAGTTCGACTTATTCACAAAGACTGCTGCGCGACGGTTGGAGTGGCCAGCAATCCTAACCATCAGTATCGGCAACTCGGTAAGGCGGGTCGGGCACGCTGGTTGAATATCCGTCCCACAGTCCGTGGTGTGGCCATGAACGCTGCCGATCACCCTCACGGTGGTGGACGTGGTAAGTCGAAGGGTAACGTTGATCCAAAGAGTCCTTGGGGTCTACCG GCCAAATCCGGCTACAAAACTCGGCCCAAGTGGAAGATCAACAAGGCAGTGGTGGTCCCGAGAGTCCGCAACCAAGGCAAGCGTCGCAGAGGCTACAACTGA